In Paracoccus fistulariae, a single window of DNA contains:
- a CDS encoding 2-hydroxyacid dehydrogenase produces MIRLVMLDQADKARLDRIRPLLPSDWQLDSTASNDPADRLAALQGARLAITGDAPVTAAMMAVPGLRAVHKWGVGFDGIDLDAARRHGVRVLRTTGANSVAVAETTLGLILAVNRNIARGHLAIHRGDWPKAALGPSSATLSGRVVGIVGMGHIGQALARLLRGFACKILYTKRTPLTAAEEAELGACFAPLSELLAASDVVTLNCELSDSTRNLIDRQRLSLMKPDAILINAARGGVLVEADLADAIRNCHLRGAGVDVFSVEPIRPDNPLLGLDRVVLTPHLAALSADGFAIGIQRMVANFQAILSGQDPRPEDVLV; encoded by the coding sequence ATGATCAGACTGGTGATGCTGGATCAGGCAGATAAGGCGCGGCTGGACCGGATCCGGCCTCTTCTGCCCTCTGACTGGCAGCTTGACAGCACCGCCTCGAATGATCCCGCCGACCGGCTGGCCGCGCTGCAGGGTGCCCGTCTGGCGATCACGGGCGACGCCCCGGTGACGGCGGCGATGATGGCGGTGCCGGGGCTGCGGGCGGTGCATAAATGGGGCGTCGGCTTTGACGGCATCGATCTGGACGCCGCGCGGCGACATGGCGTGCGGGTGCTGCGCACCACAGGCGCCAATTCGGTGGCCGTGGCCGAAACCACGCTGGGCCTGATCCTGGCGGTCAATCGCAATATCGCGCGCGGGCATCTGGCCATTCATCGCGGCGACTGGCCCAAGGCCGCGCTTGGTCCCAGTTCGGCCACGCTGTCGGGGCGAGTGGTGGGGATCGTCGGCATGGGCCATATCGGACAGGCGCTGGCACGGCTGTTGCGGGGGTTTGCCTGCAAGATCCTTTATACCAAGCGGACCCCCCTGACCGCTGCGGAAGAGGCTGAACTCGGCGCCTGCTTCGCGCCCCTGTCCGAACTGCTGGCCGCGTCTGATGTGGTCACGCTGAATTGCGAATTGAGCGACAGCACCCGCAACCTGATCGACCGCCAGCGCCTGTCGCTGATGAAGCCCGATGCCATCCTGATCAATGCCGCGCGCGGCGGGGTTCTGGTCGAGGCCGACCTGGCCGATGCGATCCGCAATTGCCATCTGCGCGGCGCTGGGGTCGATGTCTTCTCGGTCGAGCCGATCCGGCCGGATAATCCGCTGCTGGGGCTGGACCGGGTGGTGCTGACCCCGCATCTTGCGGCGCTGTCGGCGGATGGCTTTGCCATAGGCATCCAGCGGATGGTGGCGAATTTTCAGGCCATCCTGTCCGGGCAGGATCCGCGCCCCGAGGATGTTCTGGTCTGA
- the ggt gene encoding gamma-glutamyltransferase, translating to MSDLPFICEKRPASGSLDVVVTNAPLGSAAGNEMLAAGGNAVDAAVAALLTLTVVEPMMVGIAGGGMTHLRLADGRHVVIDALSVAGQGARPDMFTPLSDRPPDHMETVGRRNRVGASAVAVPGNLRGWHMMQQRYGRLPFADVVEPAIRAASRGFTVSDYLVGAIREHERDLLADPEIARLFLPGGKPVAAGSRMVMADYAESLRLIARLGAKALHGGDLGRALVARLATGGPDAGHVTLEDLTGYRAIERDAIFGSYRGHQIVGPPPPASSGVHIVQMLNMLENFDLRAMGFGSAESLHLLAEVIRIGFEDRNAASGDPDFVDVPVARYTSKSYARDCLSRMREGGGAGPSLRMGRESRDTTHLTIADADGNVVSSTHTINGLFGACFMVPGTGIIPNNYMLNYDPHPGRALSIQPGKRVPTSMAPMMVLRDGQTRFALGLPGAVRIFPSAMQAIVNLIDHGMSLQQAVEAPRIWTEGHEVELEPAYAPMAADLRERGHRVRLVKTIGGGMNAIEFAPDGLLCGAACWRADGVVMAQGGGLARPGVRFKI from the coding sequence GCCGCTGGGCTCTGCCGCGGGGAATGAGATGCTGGCAGCGGGCGGAAATGCGGTCGATGCCGCTGTGGCCGCGCTGCTGACCCTGACCGTGGTCGAGCCGATGATGGTCGGCATTGCCGGTGGCGGGATGACCCACCTGCGGCTGGCCGATGGTCGGCATGTGGTGATCGACGCGCTGTCGGTGGCCGGGCAGGGCGCGCGGCCGGATATGTTCACGCCGCTGTCGGATCGCCCGCCCGATCACATGGAGACGGTCGGGCGGCGCAATCGTGTGGGCGCCTCGGCCGTGGCGGTGCCGGGCAATCTGCGCGGCTGGCACATGATGCAGCAGAGATATGGCCGCCTGCCCTTTGCCGATGTGGTCGAGCCCGCGATCCGCGCGGCCTCTCGCGGCTTTACGGTCAGCGATTACCTGGTCGGCGCGATCCGCGAGCATGAGCGTGATCTGCTGGCCGATCCTGAAATTGCGCGGCTGTTCCTGCCGGGCGGCAAGCCGGTCGCGGCGGGCAGCCGGATGGTGATGGCGGATTACGCCGAAAGCCTGCGCCTGATTGCGCGCCTTGGGGCCAAGGCGCTGCATGGCGGCGATCTGGGCCGGGCGCTGGTCGCGCGTCTGGCGACGGGCGGCCCAGATGCGGGCCATGTCACGCTGGAGGATCTGACCGGCTATCGCGCGATTGAACGCGACGCCATCTTCGGCAGCTATCGCGGCCATCAGATCGTCGGCCCGCCACCCCCGGCCAGTTCGGGCGTCCATATCGTCCAGATGCTGAACATGCTGGAAAATTTCGATCTGCGCGCGATGGGCTTTGGCAGCGCTGAAAGCCTGCATCTGCTGGCAGAGGTCATCCGCATCGGGTTCGAGGATCGTAACGCGGCCTCGGGCGATCCGGATTTCGTCGATGTGCCGGTGGCGCGATATACCTCGAAATCCTACGCGCGAGATTGCCTGTCGCGGATGCGCGAGGGCGGCGGTGCTGGGCCATCGCTGCGGATGGGGCGGGAAAGCCGCGACACCACGCATCTGACCATCGCGGATGCGGATGGCAATGTCGTCTCATCCACGCATACGATCAACGGGCTGTTCGGCGCCTGCTTCATGGTGCCCGGCACCGGCATCATCCCCAATAACTATATGCTGAATTACGATCCGCATCCGGGGCGTGCGCTGTCGATCCAGCCGGGCAAGCGGGTGCCGACCTCGATGGCGCCGATGATGGTGCTGCGCGATGGTCAGACGCGATTTGCGCTTGGCCTGCCGGGGGCGGTGCGGATCTTCCCTTCGGCCATGCAGGCGATTGTCAACCTGATCGATCACGGTATGAGCCTGCAACAGGCGGTCGAGGCGCCCCGGATCTGGACCGAGGGCCATGAGGTCGAATTGGAGCCCGCCTATGCCCCGATGGCGGCGGATTTGCGCGAAAGGGGGCATCGGGTGCGGCTGGTCAAGACCATCGGCGGCGGGATGAACGCCATCGAATTCGCCCCGGATGGCCTGCTTTGCGGGGCCGCCTGCTGGCGCGCGGATGGCGTGGTCATGGCGCAGGGCGGCGGGCTTGCGCGGCCCGGCGTGCGGTTCAAGATATAG
- a CDS encoding DCC1-like thiol-disulfide oxidoreductase family protein — protein MSIEIYYDGACPFCDGYARKLNLQRQVGRVDLIDLRSQDPRVAQVIDSGVDPNRGMVVRFGQRQYHGAEAVHILSVLSEGGGPLARLMRSPRRAMIIYPVLRALRHVALRLLGRRQIR, from the coding sequence ATGAGTATCGAGATCTACTATGACGGCGCCTGTCCCTTTTGCGACGGCTATGCGCGCAAGCTGAACCTGCAACGGCAGGTCGGGCGGGTCGATCTGATCGATCTTAGATCACAGGATCCTCGCGTTGCTCAGGTGATCGACAGTGGTGTGGATCCGAACAGGGGCATGGTCGTCCGCTTTGGCCAGAGGCAATATCATGGCGCGGAGGCGGTGCACATTCTGTCAGTGCTGTCAGAGGGGGGCGGACCTCTTGCGCGACTGATGCGATCGCCGCGCCGCGCGATGATCATTTATCCCGTTCTGCGTGCATTGCGGCATGTCGCCCTGCGACTGTTGGGCCGCCGACAGATCCGGTAA